The sequence below is a genomic window from Nakaseomyces glabratus chromosome F, complete sequence.
CTTGCTTTTCTAGGACCTTCTTGTCCATCTTTAGCTTAGGGTCGAACAGGGAGTCCTCTGGTCTTCTGTAGGAGCCACCCAATCTGTCCCACAAGGTGGTGAACTGACCGTAGTTGTAGTTGAAGTACAAGTGGTGGACGGTGTGGCAGGCGGTACCGTTGACAACTGGGTTGTTGGACATGTGTTGACCGTCGTGGATCATAACGGACCAGAAGTTGACGAAGGTGAACAGGATCAAGTAGGAGATCTTGTGTAGAGGCAGGATCATTGGGTAGATGTGGTAGGACAAGGATTGGAAGTAACCGTCGACTGGGTGGAAGGCGTGGGAGGCGAATGGAGTGCAGACCAACCACTTGTGGTGAGGCTTGTGCAAGGCCTTGTAGACACGAGGCCAGTGCAGCCATCTGTGAGCCAAGTAGATACCACAGTCggtgaagaagatgaaagtGGCGTACTCGATCAGCAGTTTCCTTAGACCGTGGTGCTCCCAGTCGACATCGTAGTACAGCTTAGAGTATCCGTTCAGCTCTAGCATAAACCAAGGGACAGTCAAGAGGGACATAGTAGGGATGGCAGAGACAGCCAACTTGATCTCCAGGTACATCTGGTTCTTCAAGTATTTTGGATGGTTGAAGATAGTTCTGTCGAAGACGAAAACGTAGGACAAAGAGGCGGTGATCAGGTACAATAGCAGACCGAAGACGGTGACGACAGCCCACAGGGAGAAGAACTCTCTGATCAGGTTGTTTCTTGGCAGCAAAGACGCGTAGGTCTTCTCTGTGAAGTCAAACAAGAAGGGAGTCAACCCGTAGACGTCCTTGTTCACACGCTTCAAGGAGTTAGTGATAGACAAGGTCTCATGCAGCAGCGTAGAGTTAGAGACGATCTTATTCAGAGACAAAGCATTGACCAACGAGTCGTCGATACCACGTTGCAACTCAACAGGCGCAATCTTGGCATACACATCGTCGAAGATGTAATGGTCCAAAGTTTCCAACACCAAATCcattatttgtttttgtataaAAGCTTAGTgctgtttttttttttttttcttctactGGCTGTAGGTTATCTGAAATGCAAGACAAATGTACCCAATATTTATACTCTTAGCTCTTGTTCTCGTAGTTCCCACGTATAGGTAAAAACCGATGGCTGCACTGGGCAATTATGTAACGGTCGTATGGGCCCAGACAATGggatgaaatttttcacttctaGAGAGATCAGCTCTTCTTCCAGGCCTCATCTCTCCTCAAGGCTCTCGCAGCTCTCGAGAGACTTTTCTCAGCTCTAGCAGCTCTCGCTGGGGGGGGGATCCGCAAAGAGCACACTCGTATAGTCTCTATACGGTCGTATACCTTATCTCCGTTCAATACTATACGAAGTCGTATAGTATATCGTTGCAGACGCTGTCACATGATATACATAACATCTATACTTGTACTACTTGTACTACTTGTAGTTGTACTACACATACATATGCTTGTACACTTGCATTCTTATGGTACTTGCATTCTTTACATACACTCGCACTGCATATACTCACACTGCATACACTCACACTGCATACACTCACACTGCATACACTTTTTCTTGGATTACACTATGTTTTTTgcattaataataaatattgtaaCTTGTTATATAACTATATGAGATACCTGCTCTTTCTATATATAAAATCAATCTCTTTCGTGATCTAGCTTGTACAAGCCCTTGGCCTCGTTCTCTCTGACCTGTTTTTCGGTGATACCGTGGATGATCGAGGATTGCCAGCCCTTGGCACGCTCGAAACCGTTGATACCGTACTGGTAGTTCATAAACACCTTCATTAGACTCTCTCTGTCGGTCTCCACGAATGGGCCGTGCTGGATGGTCTGTTGGTCGAGGATCTGGCCACCCATGATGGCAAACTGCGCATCGTCCGTAGCGAACTCACCCTTGACAGCATCACCGTCGGTGTTGAAGAACACGGCAGTGTGCTCTGGGAACACTTGGTCGCCAACACTGACTTTACCCTTCATCACATACATGAACACGTTGAAGTTCTTTGGGAACTCTTGCTCCCACTGTGTGCCGGCCTTGTTGGTCAAGTAGTGGTACATGTGGATAGGAGTGTAGGCCAGGTCTCTGACACTGTCGACACCGTAACTCTTACCACTGATGACCTTCACGGTCAAGTTCTCGTTAGGTCTCACCACTGGGATCTTGTCACCACGCAGGTTTCTGTAACGTGGCTCACACCACTTCAAATCCTTTGGCAAGTCGACCCAGAATTGCAAACCGTGGCACGCCTCGCCGCTCTCCATCTGCACAGGAATCTCACTGTGCACTATACCTTTACCAGCAGTCATGAACTGCAAGTCACCTTTGCCCAACACACCTTTGGCACCGGTGAAGTCCTCGTGTGCAACCATACCGTTCAACACATAGGTGATGGTCTCTTGCCCGTGGTGAGGGTGGTCTGGGAACCCGGCAGGGTGCTTCACGTAGAAGTCGTCCAGCATCAGGAATGGCGAGAACATGCGCTGCTTCATGGTACCAACGGACCGCCTCACACGCGCACCAACACCTTCCTCTTGCTCGAAGGTCATGAAATGCTTCTGGATGGATCTGTATGTAGTCATCGCTCTTCTAATTGTAGTCTTCAGTTTTGGTATTCTGTGTTAGAGTGTTGTGTCTCTTGGTATTCTCCCTCTTCTCTAACTCCCCGAAAAGAAACCATAACCACATTCCAAGCAACCATGGACCCTATTTATACCTTTTCCGAAGTGCACATCTCCCGTTAATCCACGCTACCACTCAACTAATGGTATAATAATAGCGTAATGCTACTTTCGATGAGCTTCTATTGATGGGCTCTCTGGGCCGGatgataaattttttgttagtGGGAACCTTTGCAGAGAAACACCCGCACCACTCTGCCGAATATTACTCTAATATTTACGTAAATCTGTGTTGCCTTACCCAAGACTCTAATAACACACAGAACAGCTCCTACAGAACAGCACACCAGCACGCTCAGTGAGAGAATAACGTAATTCACTAGTCCACAACCACCCAGCACACTCACAAACGCCCGTAGACACTCCCTCCCCCCTTACTAAACTCCCCTATCTCCTAGTGCTCTCAGTGGGCGCCCCTTTCGTCTTTTAGGTAATGGTGTCGTAATTGTAGTGATGGACGGTTGATCATGTTCTGCTTCGTGTATGtggataatattaatatcgCTTTGTACTTATCACATGATGTTTACGTGTAATAATACTTTCTACGCAAGGTGCCAGTAAGGGCCTTCGTCGGGGGCAGCCCACACCGCACTGTATAACAGCGGCAAAGGGCTATCAGCCTTGCTACTGGCTCAATCCAGGGCCACAACAGTACAACATGGACGAGGTGGACGATATATTGGACCAGAACCTGGAGGAAGAGGAGGACGACGTGGACGTGGACGTGGATGCGGATGCGGAGCAGGACGACAGCGATGAGGACGGCGAGGAAGGTGAGGAAGGTGAGGAAGgtgaagaaggtgaagatgaggatgcCGATGGAGATGAGGATGCCGATGGAGATGATGGTGACGGTGAGGACGAGGCAGATGGCAATGGCAATGGCAATGGTAAGAAAGAACAGACGGACGATAGCGACAACCATGTGGTGCATGACAACGACAAGATCTACAACTACTACAAGCAGATGCGTCTGAACTCAAAGCTGGCGCAGAGCTACACCATCTCCCCGTTTGCGGCTATACCGATCCAGACAGACGTCAACGCTCTCGCGGTGTCAAAGGGTCTTCGCAACTTATTCCTCGGAGGTGCCGACGGGTACATACGGAAATTCGACCTTTTGGGAACTCTGGAGGGGAAAACTACCCTGACCATCATACAGAAACACTCCCTTGCAGAATCTATAGAGTATGCAGGTATCCTGCAGTCTTACTGGGAGAACGAGATCCCTCAGAAGAAGTCCCAGATCACACCCACAGCGAACGGGAAGGAATATATACCGAAAGTGAGCCCAGTGAACTCCCTGGCGGTGCACGACGAGTGTCTCTTCCTGCTGAGCGGCTTGGAAAATGGTGGCATCACGTTGCAAGGTGTACGTTACATGGAAGGAAAGATAGGCCATTACTTCTACCCTGGTGGACCAAAGAGAAACGGCCACTCAAACGTGGTCAATTTACTACAGCTAGGCGCAGACCAGACTAAGTTCTTGAGTGGCTCTTGGGACAAGAAAATACTAGA
It includes:
- the ERG3 gene encoding C-5 sterol desaturase (CAGL0F01793g~Delta 5,6 sterol desaturase; C-5 sterol desaturase; predicted transmembrane domain and endolasmic reticulum (ER) binding motif; gene used for molecular typing of C. glabrata strain isolates), with protein sequence MDLVLETLDHYIFDDVYAKIAPVELQRGIDDSLVNALSLNKIVSNSTLLHETLSITNSLKRVNKDVYGLTPFLFDFTEKTYASLLPRNNLIREFFSLWAVVTVFGLLLYLITASLSYVFVFDRTIFNHPKYLKNQMYLEIKLAVSAIPTMSLLTVPWFMLELNGYSKLYYDVDWEHHGLRKLLIEYATFIFFTDCGIYLAHRWLHWPRVYKALHKPHHKWLVCTPFASHAFHPVDGYFQSLSYHIYPMILPLHKISYLILFTFVNFWSVMIHDGQHMSNNPVVNGTACHTVHHLYFNYNYGQFTTLWDRLGGSYRRPEDSLFDPKLKMDKKVLEKQARETAAYIQEVEGDDTDRVYNTDKKKTN
- a CDS encoding pirin family protein (CAGL0F01815g~Protein of unknown function), with protein sequence MTTYRSIQKHFMTFEQEEGVGARVRRSVGTMKQRMFSPFLMLDDFYVKHPAGFPDHPHHGQETITYVLNGMVAHEDFTGAKGVLGKGDLQFMTAGKGIVHSEIPVQMESGEACHGLQFWVDLPKDLKWCEPRYRNLRGDKIPVVRPNENLTVKVISGKSYGVDSVRDLAYTPIHMYHYLTNKAGTQWEQEFPKNFNVFMYVMKGKVSVGDQVFPEHTAVFFNTDGDAVKGEFATDDAQFAIMGGQILDQQTIQHGPFVETDRESLMKVFMNYQYGINGFERAKGWQSSIIHGITEKQVRENEAKGLYKLDHERD